The DNA segment GGATAGAACGGCGTGGTCTCCTTCTGCGGGATCTCCTGCACCAGACCGTAGAGCTCGGATGTCGATGCCTGGTAAAAGCGAGTCTTCTTTTCAAGTCCCAGGATGCGAATCGCCTCCAGGAGCCGCAGAGCACCCAGGGCATCGCCATTCGCCGTGTATTCCGGGCTCTCGAACGAAACCGCCACGTGGGACTGCGCGCCGAGGTTGTACAACTCATCCGGCTGCACCTGCTGGATGATGCGGATTAGATTGGTCGAATCGGTCAGGTCGCCGTAGTGCAGAATGAAATTCCGATGATCAACGTGCGGATCTTGATACAAATGATCGATGCGATCCGTGTTGAACAACGAAGCACGGCGCTTGATGCCATGGACTTCGTACCCCTTTGCAAGCAGCAATTCTGCCAGATAGGCGCCATCCTGCCCTGTAACACCTGTAATAAGTGCGACCTTTTTCATTTTGCATTCATCCTGTTTAAATTCGGCCATAGGAATCTTCGAAGCGAACAATATCGTCTTCTTCGAGATAGTCCCCGCACTGTACTTCGATCATGACCAAGGGCAATTTCCCTGGATTTTCCAGACGGTGGCGATTGCCAGCAGGGATATAGGTAGATTCATTGGTGTTGACTAATACTTCCCGCTCGCCATTGACCACTTTCGCCATCCCGCTGACAATGATCCAATGCTCGCTGCGGTGATAGTGCATCTGCAGCGACAGCGAGGCTCCCGGCTTCACCTCAATACGCTTGATCTTGAAGCGCGGTCCGCCTTCGAGCACCGTGTAGGTGCCCCAGGGCCGATGCACTTTGCGATGTATCCTGCTCGCGTCGTGGCCCCGCAAATTCAGTTGCCGAACGATCTCTTTGACGTCCTGTGCGTGACTCTTTTCCGCGATCAGTAAGGCGTCAGCGGTATCGACGACGATCAGGTCGCTCACCCCAACCAGTCCAACCATGCGATCTTCGCTGCGGACGTAGCAATTTGCCGCATCGTGCAGAAGCGCTTCACCTACGACACAGTTGCCACTGGCATCGGCCGCGGCCAGATCGCTGATCGCATTCCACGATCCTACATCGTTCCATCCGATATCGCAGGGCACGACGGCAACCGAAGCCGATTTCTCCATCAGCGCATAGTCGATAGAAATATTGGGTACTAATTCGAACGTATTGGCGTCGAGAGTGACCTGCGAAAGCTTCTCTCCCTGCATCCGGCTTGACTTAGCAAGGCACTCGCGAACGGCTTGCAAAAGCTGGCACGCGTGCTTCTCCAACTGCGCGATGACCGTTCCCGCACGGAAACAGAAGATGCCCGCATTCCAGAAATAACGGCCCGTGGCAACGTATTCGACTGCCTTCTCCAGGGATGGCTTTTCCACAAATTGCTTGACCCGGAAGCCATCTGCCTCGATATAGCCATAGCCGGTTTCAGGTCCATCGGGATGGATACCCAGCGTCACCAAGTAACCGTCATTGGCCAGACGGCGTGCCTCGGCGATCGCCTCGGCGAATTTCGCCTGGTCAGCAATCAGGTGGTCGGCAGCCAGAATCAGCAGGATGGCATCCTCGCCATGGCGCTCGGCCACATGAAGCGCTGCGGCTGCAATAGCCGGCGACGTATTCCGGCCGCACGGCTCGAGAATATATGACGTTGGAATACCAGCCTGATTGATGTCGCGGTATTCATCCTCAGTCTTGAAAAATAATTCCCTATTTGTCACCGTGAGGACTTCAGCCACATCCGGCAATGCGGACGCACGCAGAAATGCCTTTTGCAAAAGGCTATGCTCGCCGGCGAGGCGAATGAAAGGCTTGGGATGCAGCTCCCGAGACACCGGCCATAGCCTTGTTCCCGCCCCTCCGGACAAAATAACTGGGATGAATGTCATTGAATTCGCCAAAACCGATGGTGGTGCTGACCCGGCCTAAATAAGCCGAGAACATAGTAATATTTTAACATATCGCATTGCAGTGAATAAGGACGCACATTTCACGCCTGCCTTACGATATTCA comes from the Cupriavidus basilensis genome and includes:
- a CDS encoding mannose-1-phosphate guanylyltransferase/mannose-6-phosphate isomerase produces the protein MTFIPVILSGGAGTRLWPVSRELHPKPFIRLAGEHSLLQKAFLRASALPDVAEVLTVTNRELFFKTEDEYRDINQAGIPTSYILEPCGRNTSPAIAAAALHVAERHGEDAILLILAADHLIADQAKFAEAIAEARRLANDGYLVTLGIHPDGPETGYGYIEADGFRVKQFVEKPSLEKAVEYVATGRYFWNAGIFCFRAGTVIAQLEKHACQLLQAVRECLAKSSRMQGEKLSQVTLDANTFELVPNISIDYALMEKSASVAVVPCDIGWNDVGSWNAISDLAAADASGNCVVGEALLHDAANCYVRSEDRMVGLVGVSDLIVVDTADALLIAEKSHAQDVKEIVRQLNLRGHDASRIHRKVHRPWGTYTVLEGGPRFKIKRIEVKPGASLSLQMHYHRSEHWIIVSGMAKVVNGEREVLVNTNESTYIPAGNRHRLENPGKLPLVMIEVQCGDYLEEDDIVRFEDSYGRI